One window from the genome of Sulfuricurvum sp. IAE1 encodes:
- a CDS encoding tetratricopeptide repeat protein: MNMMLKTALLSAFLLGAALADERSEEGRRYLIRGIAAIEMAKSEKELAGAAEQFAKATQIAPELSAAWYNLGSVQAKLGRYKEAMDSYQHYLNLNPKAEDAPKIRDEIIKLEYRMEQAAKVSALAGTWVDNYGRHFKLDISGSRITLTSRRNPDDNDVISTYSLVGKVPVHNAINETFQLEMSGQELSGKWSKDGYQADKCTIPPLASNAAGEVSLEENKIVLRHIDTKYSAATQINIFDDFCIGVKVTEQKEVERVFKKYVEQPAP, encoded by the coding sequence ATGAATATGATGTTGAAAACCGCTTTACTCTCGGCATTTTTGCTCGGAGCCGCACTTGCCGACGAGCGTTCCGAAGAGGGACGGCGTTACCTGATACGCGGTATTGCCGCCATCGAGATGGCTAAATCCGAAAAAGAGCTCGCCGGTGCCGCCGAACAATTCGCCAAAGCGACGCAAATAGCACCTGAGCTTTCGGCGGCATGGTACAATCTGGGATCCGTCCAAGCCAAACTGGGACGCTACAAAGAGGCGATGGACAGCTATCAGCACTACCTTAATCTCAATCCGAAAGCCGAAGACGCACCGAAAATCAGGGATGAAATCATCAAGCTCGAATACCGGATGGAACAGGCTGCGAAGGTCTCAGCCCTTGCCGGGACATGGGTTGATAATTACGGCCGGCATTTCAAACTCGATATCTCCGGAAGCCGTATAACCCTCACCTCCCGCAGAAATCCCGATGATAACGACGTCATATCGACCTACTCCCTGGTAGGCAAAGTACCGGTGCACAATGCTATCAACGAAACATTTCAGCTGGAAATGTCGGGGCAGGAACTGAGCGGAAAATGGAGTAAAGACGGGTATCAGGCAGATAAATGCACCATTCCGCCGCTTGCAAGCAATGCCGCCGGCGAGGTTTCGCTCGAAGAGAATAAAATCGTATTACGCCATATCGACACCAAATATTCCGCCGCTACCCAGATCAACATTTTTGACGATTTTTGTATCGGCGTCAAAGTGACCGAACAAAAAGAGGTCGAGCGGGTATTCAAAAAATACGTCGAGCAACCCGCTCCCTAA
- a CDS encoding mechanosensitive ion channel family protein — MDRELAFIQQFYLKTIDFLANYSFQIIGAVIIVLLGWFLSKYVYRMLIRFFQNHDFDPTLGKFAANVARLLVFGAMVVVAIGKLGISIAPFVAAVGAVFLTAGLAIQGSVANYAAGISLIITRPFRIGDTILVNSVYGEVEEIKLAYTTLRTEDEELITVPNKNMIGEVIVNSSKYRIVESRVGISYADNAEKAIALIKSVIGACDFVSTEHAAIVGIESFGDSALVIGMRYWVPTRNFFRFQYEVNLLVYNALRHEGITIPFPQRQIAILPNV; from the coding sequence ATGGACCGGGAGTTGGCTTTTATCCAACAGTTTTATCTTAAAACGATCGATTTTCTGGCTAATTACAGTTTTCAGATCATCGGGGCGGTCATTATCGTCCTACTCGGATGGTTTTTGTCCAAATATGTCTACCGGATGCTGATCCGGTTTTTTCAGAATCACGATTTTGATCCGACGCTTGGAAAGTTTGCCGCAAACGTGGCACGGTTACTGGTTTTCGGTGCGATGGTTGTCGTCGCGATCGGAAAACTGGGGATTTCGATAGCCCCGTTCGTTGCCGCCGTCGGAGCGGTTTTTCTGACTGCCGGACTAGCGATACAGGGGAGTGTTGCCAACTACGCCGCAGGAATATCGCTTATCATTACCCGGCCGTTTCGGATCGGGGATACGATCCTCGTCAACAGTGTTTACGGCGAGGTCGAAGAGATCAAACTCGCCTATACGACGCTGCGAACGGAAGACGAAGAGCTCATCACCGTTCCAAACAAGAACATGATCGGAGAGGTGATCGTAAACTCTTCGAAGTATCGCATCGTGGAGTCTAGAGTGGGTATATCGTACGCCGACAATGCCGAAAAAGCAATCGCTCTCATCAAAAGCGTCATCGGCGCGTGCGATTTCGTCTCAACCGAACATGCCGCGATTGTCGGTATCGAAAGTTTCGGGGATAGCGCCCTGGTTATCGGGATGCGCTACTGGGTTCCGACGCGCAACTTTTTCAGATTTCAGTATGAAGTCAACCTTTTGGTTTACAACGCTCTGCGGCATGAAGGGATCACGATTCCGTTCCCTCAGCGTCAAATCGCAATCCTTCCGAACGTTTAG
- a CDS encoding sensor domain-containing diguanylate cyclase gives MKEKIRRILPYIIAAIGLYLFLIVMVSLFFLDRYEREKKLYLQKRLETASVEIETLKLTYDTIARTMFDSSINTPCVTEMMARAADGDDEQKERIRHQLYGHFSRLYRSLEEHNVRQLHFHLPGSVSFLRFHRPEKYGDSLQGIRPAIDAVNRTRRSVSGFEEGRIFNGFRHVFPLFHEGRFVGTVELSYSFDAIKRLAQNLYPAYYTLILRRSVVENKVFSDERSNYSTSALSPDYLVDNRLHERGRYLFTKERLSRLNAVFSESFEDFEDQRTPRIIPAVLDGKGYLMLLNPLESFDRKHVGYIVAYLPDQHLINLESNFKTVIMFALILGVPPTVMIVYFLYRLRQHHKLLIRHANTDRLTRIANRASLLYQIGFMIKNARRGRTPLSVIFFDIDHFKQINDAHGHRMGDKALVDVSTLVKKRIRESDIVGRWGGEEFIILLPHTKLHDAIMLAEEIRILIGAYPFEHGYMSCSFGVAELEEDDTHESLINRADAMLYEAKAQGRNRVCPGPE, from the coding sequence ATGAAAGAAAAAATCCGCAGGATTCTGCCCTATATCATTGCAGCCATCGGCCTGTATCTGTTTTTGATCGTCATGGTCAGCCTTTTTTTCCTCGATCGGTACGAACGAGAAAAAAAACTCTATCTGCAAAAACGGCTCGAGACCGCATCGGTTGAAATCGAAACGCTGAAGCTGACCTACGACACCATCGCGCGGACGATGTTCGATTCGTCGATCAACACCCCCTGCGTTACCGAAATGATGGCCCGCGCCGCGGACGGGGACGATGAGCAAAAAGAGCGGATACGCCATCAGCTTTACGGTCATTTTAGCCGTTTGTACCGATCGCTCGAAGAACACAATGTCCGCCAGCTCCATTTTCACCTGCCCGGTTCGGTCAGTTTTCTGCGGTTTCACCGCCCCGAAAAATACGGGGACTCGTTGCAGGGCATACGCCCGGCGATCGATGCGGTAAACCGGACGCGCCGAAGCGTCAGCGGATTCGAGGAAGGGCGCATCTTTAACGGATTTCGCCACGTATTTCCGCTGTTTCATGAAGGTAGGTTCGTAGGGACGGTCGAACTGTCGTATTCTTTTGATGCGATCAAACGGCTGGCCCAAAACCTCTATCCGGCCTATTACACACTCATATTGCGCCGTAGTGTCGTGGAAAACAAAGTTTTCAGCGATGAACGCTCCAATTATTCAACTTCGGCGTTAAGCCCTGATTATCTTGTCGACAACCGACTTCATGAGAGGGGGCGCTATCTGTTTACCAAAGAGCGGCTCAGCCGCCTCAATGCCGTGTTTTCAGAGTCCTTTGAAGATTTTGAAGATCAGCGTACACCCCGTATCATCCCCGCGGTTTTGGACGGTAAAGGGTACCTGATGCTGCTAAACCCGCTGGAGAGTTTTGACCGTAAGCACGTCGGGTACATAGTTGCGTATCTGCCGGACCAGCATCTGATCAATCTGGAAAGCAACTTCAAAACGGTCATCATGTTTGCCCTGATCCTAGGCGTCCCGCCGACAGTGATGATCGTCTATTTCCTCTACCGGCTTCGTCAGCATCACAAGCTGCTGATCCGTCACGCCAATACCGACCGGCTGACGCGGATTGCCAACCGTGCATCACTGCTGTACCAAATCGGTTTCATGATCAAAAACGCGCGTCGGGGACGTACGCCGCTGTCGGTAATCTTTTTCGACATCGATCATTTCAAGCAGATCAACGACGCCCACGGACACCGGATGGGGGATAAGGCGCTCGTCGATGTCAGCACTCTCGTGAAAAAGCGGATTCGTGAAAGCGATATCGTCGGCCGATGGGGTGGGGAAGAGTTTATCATTCTGCTTCCGCATACGAAATTACACGATGCGATCATGCTGGCCGAAGAGATTCGGATACTCATCGGCGCCTATCCGTTCGAACACGGCTATATGAGCTGCAGTTTCGGAGTCGCCGAACTCGAAGAGGACGATACCCACGAAAGCCTGATCAACCGTGCCGACGCAATGCTCTACGAGGCCAAAGCGCAAGGGCGAAACCGCGTATGTCCCGGCCCGGAGTAA
- a CDS encoding helix-turn-helix domain-containing protein gives MQRHQPHFHRISLHQDTYYDTKGKLVVDGDKRVFLSHSEITVLELLLYYRGETLLYETLEYAFLSSENKSRNALKIIVSNLRRKIPGLPIRSIPKIGYILL, from the coding sequence ATGCAGCGCCATCAACCCCATTTCCACCGAATATCCCTTCATCAAGATACGTATTACGATACAAAAGGAAAACTGGTCGTCGACGGAGACAAACGTGTTTTTCTCTCCCATTCCGAAATCACCGTACTGGAACTGTTGCTCTATTACCGCGGCGAAACGCTGCTCTACGAAACACTTGAATACGCTTTCCTTTCGTCTGAAAATAAAAGCCGAAATGCCCTTAAAATCATTGTCAGCAATCTGCGTAGAAAGATCCCGGGACTCCCCATCCGCTCAATACCTAAAATCGGCTACATTCTCCTGTGA
- a CDS encoding GGDEF domain-containing protein, with translation MGKKTVYEKIFAIHDRTIEALREQHIPPYPSHYKKHFDAIFLQQADQSLLKNHKPDDSHSDKHHEELTRFLDIAHRSLNAFAETHSDISHVAELQEQYLKNVEGNHLERCVTFVEGLSELGKNMTEELKKAQQKIDSLNAELKNAVESLSTDTLTQVGNRKAFVEDLSRIIEAGKDKPLPIVLMMIDADNFKLLNDEYGHLAGDKVLYFLAQSIKSIIRSGDKVYRYGGEEFAVILNRCDLDHAFPIADKIRSKIEHSHLIYAGKTIHVTVSIGVTLHRHGDTHDTLIERADDALYRAKKARKNCTVVFDTPHS, from the coding sequence ATGGGCAAAAAGACCGTATACGAAAAAATATTCGCCATCCACGACCGGACAATAGAAGCATTGCGCGAACAACATATCCCGCCCTATCCTTCCCATTATAAAAAGCATTTCGATGCTATTTTCCTTCAACAGGCGGATCAGAGCCTCCTCAAAAACCACAAGCCCGATGATTCGCACAGCGATAAGCACCACGAAGAGCTGACCCGTTTCCTTGACATTGCCCACCGCTCGCTTAACGCCTTTGCCGAAACCCATTCGGATATTTCCCACGTCGCGGAGCTGCAGGAACAGTACCTTAAAAACGTAGAGGGAAACCATCTCGAACGTTGCGTCACTTTTGTCGAGGGGCTCAGCGAACTGGGCAAAAACATGACCGAAGAGCTGAAAAAAGCACAGCAAAAAATCGATTCCCTCAACGCGGAGCTTAAAAACGCCGTCGAAAGCCTCAGTACCGATACCCTCACGCAGGTCGGCAATCGTAAGGCATTCGTCGAAGATCTGAGCCGGATTATCGAGGCAGGCAAAGACAAACCGTTACCCATCGTCTTGATGATGATCGATGCCGATAATTTCAAGCTTTTAAACGACGAATACGGCCATCTGGCGGGGGACAAAGTCCTCTATTTCCTCGCCCAGAGCATCAAATCGATCATCCGTTCGGGCGATAAGGTTTATCGCTACGGCGGCGAAGAGTTTGCCGTTATCCTCAATCGATGCGACCTGGATCATGCATTTCCCATCGCCGATAAGATCCGTTCCAAAATCGAGCACAGCCATCTGATCTATGCGGGGAAAACGATTCACGTCACCGTAAGTATCGGGGTGACCCTCCACCGCCACGGCGATACCCACGATACGCTGATCGAACGTGCAGACGATGCGCTTTACCGCGCCAAAAAAGCCCGTAAAAACTGTACCGTCGTTTTCGACACGCCCCATTCCTGA
- a CDS encoding pyridoxal phosphate-dependent aminotransferase, with the protein MLTDRVNTLSESITIAISTLAQELKAQGKNILSFSAGEPDFDTPQVIKDAAIKAINDGFTKYTAVDGIPELKAAVALKLKRDNGLEYKPNQIIVNNGAKHSLYNLFACTIQSGDEVIIPAPYWVTYPELVMYCGGTVVEIMTDDASGFKITPEQLKAALTPKTKMLILTSPSNPTGAVYTRDELVALGKVLEGTDVIVASDEMYEKLIYDGEFTSAAAVSDDMFKRTVTINGLSKSVAMTGWRFGYMAAANTEIIQATKKLQSQSTSNINSITQKAAIVGLNGEADADIEAMRVQFKARRDEAVKLFNEIDGLSVLSPAGAFYLFVNIKEVSNDSMEFCKGLLEDQGVAVVPGVGFGSEGYFRFSFATDIESIREGIKRIAAYVESVR; encoded by the coding sequence ATGTTAACCGATCGCGTCAACACACTCTCCGAATCGATTACCATCGCAATCTCAACCTTAGCGCAGGAACTCAAAGCTCAGGGGAAAAATATCCTCAGCTTCTCCGCCGGCGAACCCGATTTCGATACCCCGCAGGTGATCAAAGACGCCGCGATCAAAGCGATCAACGACGGCTTTACGAAATACACCGCGGTAGACGGGATCCCCGAGCTCAAAGCCGCCGTTGCCCTGAAACTCAAACGCGACAACGGACTGGAGTACAAACCCAACCAGATCATCGTCAACAACGGGGCCAAACACTCCCTCTACAACCTTTTCGCGTGTACGATCCAGTCAGGCGACGAAGTGATCATCCCCGCTCCCTACTGGGTAACCTACCCCGAGCTGGTGATGTATTGCGGCGGAACGGTAGTCGAGATCATGACCGACGATGCGAGCGGATTCAAAATCACTCCCGAGCAGCTCAAAGCGGCACTCACGCCGAAGACAAAAATGCTCATCCTCACTTCCCCCTCCAATCCGACGGGTGCGGTGTATACCCGCGACGAACTCGTAGCGCTGGGCAAAGTGCTCGAGGGGACCGACGTCATCGTCGCAAGCGACGAGATGTACGAAAAACTGATTTACGACGGCGAGTTTACTTCGGCGGCAGCGGTCAGCGACGACATGTTCAAACGTACGGTCACCATCAACGGTCTCTCCAAATCAGTAGCAATGACGGGTTGGCGCTTCGGGTACATGGCCGCAGCCAATACCGAAATCATCCAGGCGACGAAAAAACTCCAGAGCCAGAGTACTTCGAACATCAACTCGATCACTCAGAAAGCCGCCATCGTCGGACTCAACGGTGAAGCGGACGCCGACATCGAAGCGATGCGCGTCCAGTTCAAAGCGCGCCGCGACGAAGCGGTCAAGCTCTTCAACGAAATCGACGGCCTGAGCGTCCTCTCCCCTGCGGGAGCGTTTTACCTGTTCGTCAATATCAAAGAGGTGAGCAACGATTCGATGGAATTTTGTAAAGGGCTTCTGGAAGATCAGGGAGTCGCCGTCGTTCCGGGCGTCGGGTTCGGTTCGGAAGGATATTTCCGCTTCAGCTTTGCAACGGATATCGAAAGCATCCGCGAAGGAATCAAACGGATCGCGGCATACGTAGAATCCGTAAGATAA
- a CDS encoding excalibur calcium-binding domain-containing protein: protein MGWYVSAAADKQSGFQCDGRQYCSQMKSCEEAVFFLRNCPNVKMDGGGDGQKPNGIPCERQWCKNLINSSPPVSGKGN, encoded by the coding sequence GTGGGCTGGTACGTTTCGGCGGCAGCTGATAAGCAGTCAGGTTTTCAATGTGACGGCCGCCAATATTGTTCTCAGATGAAATCATGTGAGGAAGCTGTTTTCTTTCTAAGAAACTGTCCGAATGTTAAAATGGATGGGGGAGGAGATGGGCAGAAACCTAACGGTATACCATGTGAACGACAATGGTGCAAAAACTTGATTAACTCTTCCCCTCCCGTTTCGGGGAAGGGTAATTGA
- the lpxD gene encoding UDP-3-O-(3-hydroxymyristoyl)glucosamine N-acyltransferase: MTLSEIASIIGCGTEDGGIEITSMNTLQNARKGEISFLSDGKYEKELADTKASAVILPASKASLLPEGVIALPSDEPYMAVAKLSKYFAKPIQSSDEAPLIGEGTTLYPTAHIENGARIGKNCTIMSGVYVGAEAVIGDDVTLYPNVCVYRDCIIGNGVIIHAGTVVGSDGFGYAHTKTGEHVKLYQNGNVVIEDDVEIGANCTIDCAVFGSTLIKKGSKIDNLVQIGHNCVIGEYSILVSQVGLAGSTTLGRNVVMGGQSATAGHLSIAPFTTLAARAGVTKNVAKGGVYSGFPLMEHKLWLKLQAKLAKMIES, from the coding sequence ATGACATTGAGCGAAATCGCATCGATCATCGGATGCGGCACCGAAGACGGCGGCATCGAAATTACGTCGATGAATACTCTCCAAAATGCCCGAAAGGGAGAAATATCGTTTCTCTCCGACGGGAAATACGAAAAAGAGCTGGCCGATACGAAAGCCTCTGCGGTCATCCTTCCCGCTTCCAAAGCATCGCTGTTGCCCGAAGGGGTGATTGCGCTTCCAAGCGACGAACCCTACATGGCGGTGGCGAAGCTTTCAAAATATTTCGCCAAGCCGATCCAAAGCAGCGACGAAGCGCCTCTCATCGGCGAAGGGACGACGCTTTATCCCACCGCACACATTGAAAACGGCGCCCGTATCGGGAAAAACTGCACGATCATGAGCGGAGTTTACGTCGGGGCCGAAGCGGTTATCGGGGATGACGTCACGTTGTATCCCAATGTCTGCGTATATCGCGACTGCATCATCGGCAACGGCGTAATCATTCATGCCGGAACCGTGGTAGGAAGCGACGGTTTCGGATACGCCCATACCAAAACGGGTGAGCACGTCAAACTGTATCAAAACGGCAACGTAGTGATCGAGGATGATGTCGAGATCGGAGCAAACTGCACGATAGATTGCGCGGTATTCGGCTCGACCCTCATCAAAAAAGGTTCGAAAATCGACAATCTGGTCCAGATCGGCCACAACTGCGTGATCGGGGAATATTCGATTCTCGTCTCGCAGGTGGGGCTTGCGGGATCGACGACGCTGGGGCGCAATGTTGTAATGGGCGGCCAGAGCGCGACCGCCGGACATCTGAGTATCGCCCCCTTCACCACCCTGGCCGCCCGTGCCGGAGTAACAAAAAATGTTGCAAAAGGTGGCGTTTACAGCGGCTTTCCGCTCATGGAGCATAAATTGTGGCTGAAATTGCAGGCAAAATTGGCTAAAATGATCGAATCTTAA